The Paraflavitalea devenefica genome contains a region encoding:
- a CDS encoding RagB/SusD family nutrient uptake outer membrane protein, with translation MKLSRILLLLFWGCLLGGCTKILDKTNPEAVDEADVWNDLDLATAYANRIHAENLPAWSTEYADYSDESDGGGSYMYGQLTENSIDYWPYSEIRGINVLLTEIDKGTLSEANRKWLKGQAFFFRGWQYFELAKRYGGVPLVLTPQQLTDDLYVSRNTTTETMTRILADLDSAISYLPATKVGTTDNNGRVHKGTALALKGRVLLFYASPQFDPNQTAGGRWQAAYEANKTAKESLDAQGFGLFPGFSNLWFTEMNKEVVFVRRYQFVSTNAASWHNWSAATRPLDISQGATGGNRPALEIVNAFPMKDGRAINDPNSTYTYDPDYSWKNRDPRFNQTIVYNGALWQVGVTGFQAGRLQWTFVGGEQNSPTITGFYMRKAVDTTQTSSQAFNSGTDWIELRYAEVLLNLAEAANETDRTSEAYPLLTAIRARAGIDAGGDNLYGLQPGMTKVQMRNAIRLERQLELAFEGKRFWDLRRWRAFESTLNGTRRHGVTVTLKIPKKQWDEDIVGKMTPQQLVEHLQTNYTTYFQHTVKELDTQFDILWKPEYYFFAIPSRHLQLNSNLAQTKGWSGGTFDPLQ, from the coding sequence ATGAAATTATCCCGAATATTATTGTTGTTGTTTTGGGGCTGCTTATTGGGTGGCTGCACAAAGATACTGGACAAAACCAACCCGGAAGCAGTGGACGAAGCAGACGTATGGAATGACCTTGATCTGGCTACCGCCTACGCGAACAGGATACATGCAGAAAACCTGCCTGCCTGGAGTACAGAATATGCGGATTATTCGGATGAATCGGATGGTGGCGGCAGTTATATGTATGGCCAGTTAACTGAAAATTCCATTGACTATTGGCCTTATAGCGAGATCAGGGGTATCAATGTCCTGTTGACCGAAATTGATAAGGGCACGCTCTCTGAAGCCAACCGGAAGTGGTTAAAAGGACAGGCCTTTTTCTTCCGGGGATGGCAGTATTTCGAGCTGGCCAAACGTTATGGCGGCGTGCCGCTGGTGCTGACACCTCAACAATTAACAGACGACCTGTACGTAAGCAGAAATACCACCACAGAAACGATGACCCGGATCCTGGCAGACCTGGACAGCGCCATTAGTTATCTGCCGGCTACAAAGGTTGGCACAACAGACAACAATGGCCGGGTACATAAGGGTACTGCCCTGGCCCTGAAAGGCCGCGTTCTGTTGTTCTATGCCAGTCCGCAGTTCGATCCCAATCAAACTGCCGGCGGCCGCTGGCAGGCAGCTTATGAGGCCAACAAAACAGCCAAAGAATCGCTGGATGCACAGGGTTTTGGCCTGTTTCCGGGTTTTAGCAATTTGTGGTTCACCGAAATGAATAAAGAAGTGGTTTTTGTGCGCCGGTATCAGTTCGTGTCTACCAATGCCGCCAGTTGGCACAATTGGTCGGCTGCTACCCGCCCTCTCGACATCTCGCAGGGCGCTACCGGCGGCAACCGGCCTGCCCTGGAAATCGTGAATGCTTTCCCCATGAAAGATGGCCGCGCCATCAATGACCCTAATAGTACTTATACTTATGATCCGGATTATTCCTGGAAGAACAGGGACCCGCGCTTTAACCAGACGATTGTTTATAACGGGGCGCTATGGCAGGTAGGCGTTACCGGTTTTCAAGCCGGACGGTTACAGTGGACGTTTGTGGGCGGTGAACAGAATAGTCCTACCATCACTGGTTTTTATATGCGCAAGGCGGTAGATACTACCCAAACCTCCAGCCAGGCTTTCAACAGCGGTACCGACTGGATAGAGCTTCGCTATGCAGAAGTATTGTTGAATCTTGCGGAAGCGGCCAATGAAACAGACAGGACTTCAGAAGCCTATCCTTTACTGACAGCCATCAGGGCCCGTGCGGGTATTGATGCAGGCGGTGATAATTTGTATGGTCTCCAACCCGGCATGACCAAAGTCCAGATGCGCAATGCCATCCGGCTGGAACGGCAACTTGAACTGGCTTTTGAAGGTAAACGCTTCTGGGACCTGAGAAGGTGGCGGGCATTTGAAAGCACCCTGAACGGCACCAGGCGGCATGGAGTTACTGTTACACTAAAGATCCCCAAAAAACAATGGGATGAAGACATTGTCGGCAAAATGACCCCACAGCAACTGGTAGAGCATTTGCAAACCAATTATACTACCTATTTTCAACACACGGTTAAGGAACTCGACACCCAGTTCGATATTCTCTGGAAGCCGGAGTATTATTTCTTTGCCATTCCTTCGCGGCATTTGCAACTGAACAGTAACCTGGCACAAACGAAAGGCTGGTCAGGGGGGACGTTTGATCCGCTTCAATAA